In a single window of the Geothermobacter hydrogeniphilus genome:
- a CDS encoding 2-oxoacid:ferredoxin oxidoreductase subunit beta — protein sequence MAYDYEKSIRPGKLPHIWCPGCGHGIVMKGLIRAMDACELDLKNTAVVSGIGCASRLPGYLDACTLHTAHGRAAAFATGVKMAKPEMTVLVVGGDGDGTAIGGNHFIHACRRNIDITYIVMNNSIYGMTGGQFSPCTPTGAMASTTPYGNPDPTFDISKLAIGAGATFVARGTAFHATQIDKLIAEGIRHKGTAVIEILDDCPTTYGRRNKFRSVVDMMKRLKDIAVPVAAAAKMTPEQLEGKVLTGVLFKEERPEYTEQYTQVIAKAQGA from the coding sequence ATGGCATACGATTACGAGAAATCAATCCGTCCGGGCAAGCTGCCCCATATCTGGTGCCCCGGTTGCGGCCACGGCATCGTCATGAAGGGCCTGATCCGCGCCATGGACGCCTGTGAACTGGACCTGAAAAACACCGCCGTGGTTTCCGGCATCGGCTGCGCCAGCCGCCTGCCCGGCTACCTCGACGCCTGCACCCTGCACACCGCCCATGGCCGGGCGGCCGCTTTCGCCACCGGCGTCAAGATGGCCAAACCGGAGATGACCGTGCTGGTAGTCGGTGGTGACGGCGACGGCACCGCCATCGGCGGCAACCACTTCATCCATGCCTGCCGCCGCAACATCGACATCACCTACATCGTGATGAACAACAGCATCTACGGCATGACCGGTGGTCAGTTCTCGCCCTGCACCCCGACCGGGGCGATGGCTTCGACCACCCCCTACGGCAACCCCGATCCGACCTTCGACATCAGCAAACTGGCAATCGGCGCCGGAGCGACCTTTGTCGCCCGCGGCACCGCCTTCCACGCCACCCAGATCGACAAGCTGATCGCCGAGGGCATCCGCCACAAGGGTACGGCGGTGATCGAAATCCTCGATGACTGCCCGACCACCTACGGTCGCCGCAACAAGTTCCGTTCGGTGGTCGACATGATGAAGCGACTCAAGGATATCGCCGTCCCGGTGGCCGCGGCCGCCAAAATGACCCCTGAGCAACTCGAAGGCAAGGTTCTCACCGGCGTTCTCTTCAAGGAAGAACGTCCCGAGTACACCGAGCAGTACACCCAGGTTATTGCCAAGGCGCAAGGCGCCTGA
- a CDS encoding 2-oxoacid:acceptor oxidoreductase family protein produces MAERYEIRFSGAGGQGLITAGIILAEAASIVEGKSAVQSQSYGPEARGGASKSEVIISDGPIDYPKATIVDACLAMTQVACDKYANGIKPGGLLLLDEDFVPNVPEGDFKVVRVPIMRTAQEEIGRAIVANVVALGAMIALTGVVAKESGLKAVLSRVPEAFKDLNEKAYNLGFEKVKAAMA; encoded by the coding sequence ATGGCAGAACGTTATGAAATTCGGTTTTCCGGTGCCGGTGGTCAGGGCCTGATCACCGCCGGAATCATCCTGGCCGAGGCGGCCAGCATCGTCGAAGGCAAAAGTGCCGTCCAGTCTCAGAGCTACGGCCCCGAGGCCCGTGGCGGCGCCTCCAAGTCGGAAGTCATCATTTCGGATGGCCCCATCGACTACCCGAAAGCGACCATTGTCGATGCCTGCCTCGCCATGACCCAGGTCGCCTGCGACAAGTACGCCAACGGCATCAAGCCCGGCGGGCTGCTGCTGCTTGATGAAGATTTCGTGCCCAACGTCCCCGAAGGCGATTTCAAAGTGGTTCGGGTGCCGATCATGCGCACCGCCCAGGAAGAAATCGGCCGCGCCATCGTCGCCAACGTGGTCGCCCTCGGAGCGATGATCGCCCTGACCGGCGTCGTTGCCAAGGAATCCGGCCTCAAGGCGGTTCTCTCCCGGGTTCCCGAGGCCTTCAAGGACCTCAACGAAAAAGCCTACAATCTGGGCTTCGAGAAGGTTAAAGCCGCCATGGCCTGA
- a CDS encoding class 1 fructose-bisphosphatase, producing MVREPGTTPFQVDLRRHLREHEEDRDLTRVICEIATASRYVINAIRTGDLGVAGTSNLYGEEQLALDVLSDRILRKRLIHSGVISTIASEETDEIINVNLNGKYSITYDPLDGSSLVDVNLAVGTIIGIYRGDNVLQRGRNMVAAMYILYGPRCTLVYSTGSGVHEFAMNSLMEYTLIQEHVKMQPAGTIYSPGGQRNKYSPGVEKFISSLEAKGSKLRYSGGFVPDINQVLIKGQGIFMYPHLEGAPNGKLRLLYELNPMAFIMEQAGGAASNGRERILDIEPEGIDQRSPVFIGSKEDVAMAEKFIAEFG from the coding sequence ATGGTTAGAGAACCGGGTACAACACCTTTTCAGGTCGATCTGCGACGTCATCTGCGGGAGCATGAGGAAGATCGGGACCTGACCAGGGTCATCTGCGAAATAGCCACCGCTTCGCGTTACGTGATCAACGCTATCCGCACCGGCGACCTGGGGGTTGCCGGTACGTCAAACCTCTACGGGGAGGAACAGCTGGCGCTTGATGTGCTCTCCGACCGGATCCTGCGCAAGCGGTTGATCCATTCCGGGGTGATTTCCACCATCGCCTCCGAAGAGACCGACGAGATTATCAATGTCAACCTGAACGGCAAGTATTCGATTACTTACGATCCTCTCGACGGCTCTTCCCTGGTCGATGTCAACCTGGCTGTCGGAACCATTATCGGTATTTACCGTGGCGACAACGTGCTGCAGCGCGGCCGCAACATGGTGGCCGCCATGTATATCCTCTATGGCCCCCGCTGTACCCTGGTCTACTCGACCGGCAGCGGCGTTCATGAATTTGCCATGAACTCGCTGATGGAATACACCCTGATTCAGGAGCATGTGAAGATGCAGCCGGCCGGTACCATCTATTCTCCCGGCGGGCAGCGCAACAAGTATTCTCCCGGAGTGGAAAAGTTCATCTCATCCCTGGAGGCGAAAGGTTCCAAGCTGCGCTACAGCGGCGGCTTTGTTCCGGATATCAATCAGGTGCTGATCAAGGGACAGGGGATTTTCATGTATCCCCATCTCGAAGGCGCTCCCAACGGCAAGCTGCGACTGCTCTACGAACTGAATCCCATGGCTTTCATCATGGAGCAGGCGGGCGGTGCGGCCTCCAATGGCCGGGAGCGGATTCTCGATATCGAACCGGAAGGAATTGACCAGCGGTCACCGGTTTTCATCGGCAGCAAGGAGGATGTGGCGATGGCCGAGAAGTTCATCGCCGAATTCGGCTAG
- a CDS encoding peptidase MA family metallohydrolase, producing MNGSRAAGLILLLVFLLLSASFCCAALNASQNNQLGAEAYRAGDTARALDYLRQARQDQPYDEQIRKNLAVVLLARGHELLRQGRYRQAGDLFQQGQELAPDDTRFLLARAHALVAEKAYAEAEVVLNEALGIDDQQAGVWQLLGRVDYLTNRLEEAIDAWNRALELDPGNTSLQAMLAKARREAKVESGMEQSYTSSFVLSYDAAGDPDLGAELLDVLHQAYVELGGNLDVYPAGQVPVLIYTRADFSRITASPDWAAGLYDGKIRIPLGGVKQVSAPLQAVLFHEYTHVVVRELAGNHCPTWLNEGLAELAGRGRFNPPLRALEQAPALLDFNSLTGSWKNLPAAEVRLAYEQSYSFVRYLVDDYGWFQIGDILRDLGAGASADDAFARVFGSYGLSLAELQQQWKQDLGR from the coding sequence TTGAACGGGTCAAGAGCTGCCGGACTGATTCTGCTGCTGGTTTTTCTCCTGCTGTCGGCTTCGTTCTGCTGTGCCGCTCTGAATGCCTCCCAGAACAACCAGCTGGGTGCTGAGGCCTATCGGGCCGGTGATACCGCCAGGGCATTGGATTACCTGCGCCAGGCCCGGCAGGACCAGCCCTACGACGAACAGATTCGAAAAAATCTCGCCGTCGTTCTGTTGGCCCGTGGTCATGAACTGCTGCGCCAGGGAAGATATCGTCAGGCCGGTGACCTTTTTCAACAGGGACAGGAACTGGCGCCGGACGATACCCGTTTTCTGCTCGCCCGGGCTCATGCCCTGGTGGCGGAGAAAGCCTACGCCGAAGCCGAGGTGGTTCTCAACGAAGCTCTCGGCATCGATGATCAACAGGCGGGGGTGTGGCAGCTTCTCGGTCGGGTTGACTATCTCACCAATCGCCTGGAGGAGGCGATTGACGCCTGGAACAGGGCTCTGGAACTGGACCCGGGAAATACGTCTCTTCAGGCGATGCTGGCCAAGGCCCGGCGGGAGGCCAAGGTCGAGTCAGGTATGGAACAGAGCTACACGTCCAGCTTTGTTCTTTCCTACGATGCTGCCGGCGATCCGGATCTTGGTGCTGAACTGCTCGATGTTCTTCACCAGGCCTATGTTGAACTGGGAGGGAATCTGGATGTTTATCCCGCCGGACAGGTTCCGGTGCTGATTTACACGCGTGCCGATTTCTCCCGCATCACCGCCTCGCCCGACTGGGCCGCGGGCCTTTACGACGGCAAAATCCGTATCCCGCTCGGTGGCGTGAAGCAGGTTTCCGCCCCCCTTCAGGCGGTACTGTTTCATGAATACACCCATGTTGTCGTGCGGGAACTGGCCGGGAATCATTGTCCGACCTGGCTCAATGAAGGCCTGGCCGAACTGGCAGGACGCGGGCGTTTTAATCCACCCCTGCGGGCCCTGGAACAGGCGCCGGCATTGCTTGATTTCAACTCCCTGACCGGCAGCTGGAAAAATCTGCCGGCTGCCGAGGTCCGTCTGGCTTACGAACAGAGCTATTCTTTTGTCCGTTACCTGGTGGATGATTACGGCTGGTTTCAAATCGGGGATATCCTGCGGGATCTCGGTGCGGGAGCTTCCGCGGATGATGCCTTTGCCCGGGTTTTCGGATCTTATGGCCTGAGCCTGGCGGAATTGCAGCAACAGTGGAAACAGGATCTCGGTCGTTAG
- a CDS encoding inositol monophosphatase family protein — MKEIALQAAVAGGKVLLEKFGRTLQIRHKGEVDLVTDADQAAEEMIVNVIRGIFPRHDILAEEGDYGARKSPYQWIIDPLDGTTNYAHGLPWWTVSIALAVDGEVVLGVVYNPAMNEMFIAEKGQGARLNDRRFQVSKTDQLDQALLATGFPYDRKQSPVNNYDHFVAFQQAAQACRRPGAASLDLVYTACGRFDGYWEMKLKPWDIAAGQLIVREAGGRVSDFSDAPLDIHGAEILASNGLLHQAMLEILARGKRP, encoded by the coding sequence ATGAAAGAAATTGCCCTGCAGGCGGCTGTCGCCGGGGGGAAGGTGCTGCTGGAGAAATTCGGTCGGACCCTGCAGATTCGCCACAAGGGTGAAGTCGACCTGGTGACTGACGCCGACCAGGCGGCTGAAGAGATGATCGTCAATGTCATCCGGGGTATTTTCCCGCGTCACGACATCCTTGCCGAGGAGGGAGATTACGGGGCCCGGAAATCTCCGTACCAGTGGATTATCGACCCGCTTGACGGCACCACGAATTATGCCCACGGCTTGCCCTGGTGGACGGTTTCCATCGCCCTGGCGGTTGATGGTGAGGTCGTACTCGGTGTTGTCTACAATCCCGCGATGAACGAGATGTTCATCGCGGAAAAGGGACAGGGGGCCAGGCTCAATGACCGACGGTTCCAGGTCTCAAAGACTGACCAGCTTGACCAGGCATTGCTGGCAACCGGCTTCCCCTATGACCGGAAACAAAGCCCGGTCAATAATTACGATCACTTCGTTGCCTTTCAGCAGGCCGCCCAGGCCTGCCGTCGTCCCGGGGCGGCCAGCCTTGACCTGGTTTATACCGCCTGCGGCCGTTTCGATGGTTACTGGGAGATGAAACTCAAACCCTGGGATATCGCCGCCGGTCAGTTGATTGTCCGCGAGGCCGGTGGGCGGGTGAGTGATTTTTCCGATGCGCCGCTCGACATTCACGGTGCTGAAATTCTTGCCAGCAACGGCCTGCTGCACCAGGCGATGCTGGAGATTCTCGCCCGGGGGAAGCGTCCTTGA
- the cysZ gene encoding sulfate transporter CysZ, which yields MVNLLRNNPLTHFSRGFFYPFAGGRFLMKTPRLWKYVLIPFLINTVIFSLAVWLGLDFFNTRVETMIPSGDAWYWATLYYFLWLVAVVLTAVLVFFSFTVVGNLISSPFNDLLSEKTELAIRGKAEGVPFSLREIGRILVDECRKLIVFVIGMVLLLLLNFIPGFGTLLYSVLSFLFTVYFLAIQYTSYVFGRKGQGFREQRRFIGGRMFMAFGFGTGVLCLLAIPFLQFFCIPLAVVGATRMWCDQLSPTGPGEVL from the coding sequence ATGGTCAATCTGCTCCGCAACAATCCCCTGACTCATTTTTCGCGTGGTTTCTTCTACCCTTTCGCCGGTGGGCGCTTCCTGATGAAGACGCCGCGATTGTGGAAATATGTACTGATTCCCTTTCTGATCAACACGGTTATTTTTTCTCTGGCTGTCTGGCTGGGGCTCGATTTTTTCAACACCCGGGTTGAGACGATGATTCCGAGCGGCGATGCCTGGTACTGGGCGACGCTTTATTATTTTCTCTGGCTGGTGGCGGTGGTGCTGACGGCGGTGCTGGTCTTCTTTTCTTTCACCGTGGTCGGCAATCTGATTTCGTCCCCCTTCAATGATCTGTTGTCGGAGAAAACCGAGCTGGCGATTCGCGGGAAGGCTGAGGGGGTACCCTTTTCGCTGCGGGAAATCGGGCGTATCCTGGTCGACGAATGCAGGAAACTTATCGTTTTTGTCATCGGCATGGTACTGCTGCTGCTCTTGAATTTCATTCCCGGGTTCGGCACTCTGCTTTATTCGGTTCTCTCCTTCCTGTTTACGGTCTATTTTCTCGCCATCCAGTACACCAGTTATGTTTTCGGCCGCAAGGGGCAGGGGTTTCGTGAACAGCGCCGCTTTATCGGCGGGCGCATGTTCATGGCCTTCGGCTTCGGTACCGGGGTTCTCTGCCTGCTGGCCATCCCTTTTCTGCAGTTTTTCTGTATCCCGTTGGCGGTGGTCGGCGCAACCCGGATGTGGTGCGACCAGCTTTCACCGACCGGGCCGGGGGAGGTTCTATGA
- a CDS encoding aspartate/glutamate racemase family protein — MKTVGLLGGMSWESTILYYQILNQGVRERLGGLHSAKIIMHSVDFAEIEQLQVSGRWQQAGAMLGAAARGLQQCGADMVLICTNLMHKVAPQVEARIDVPLLHIADAVGRACLARGVTRVGLLGTRYTMEEGFYRDRLRQGFGIEVVIPEEEERELVHQVIFAELCRGQFTDSSRRAYLRIIERLRGLGAQGVVLGCTEIPLLIRPEHTDMPLFNTTELHARYALERMLADE; from the coding sequence ATGAAAACAGTTGGTCTGTTGGGCGGCATGAGTTGGGAATCGACCATTTTGTATTATCAGATTCTCAACCAGGGAGTGCGTGAACGACTCGGAGGATTACATTCGGCCAAAATCATCATGCACAGCGTTGATTTCGCCGAGATTGAGCAGCTGCAGGTCAGCGGTCGCTGGCAGCAGGCGGGCGCAATGCTCGGTGCCGCCGCCCGGGGGCTGCAGCAGTGCGGCGCCGATATGGTGCTGATCTGTACCAACCTGATGCACAAGGTGGCGCCGCAGGTCGAAGCCCGGATCGATGTACCGTTGCTGCATATCGCCGATGCCGTTGGTCGCGCTTGTTTAGCCAGGGGCGTGACCAGGGTCGGCCTGCTCGGTACCCGTTACACCATGGAGGAAGGTTTTTACCGGGATCGACTGCGGCAGGGGTTCGGAATCGAGGTGGTCATCCCCGAAGAGGAAGAGCGGGAACTGGTGCATCAGGTTATCTTCGCGGAACTCTGTCGCGGGCAGTTCACCGACTCCTCGCGTCGAGCCTACCTGCGGATCATCGAGCGGTTGCGCGGACTCGGAGCGCAGGGAGTTGTCCTCGGCTGTACTGAAATCCCGCTGCTGATCAGGCCGGAACACACCGACATGCCGCTGTTCAACACCACCGAACTGCACGCGCGATATGCCCTGGAGCGGATGCTCGCTGACGAGTGA
- a CDS encoding PLP-dependent aminotransferase family protein, with amino-acid sequence MDHNEFRYRRVEKQITTLIESAAIKPGDRLPSLRKLSGQLGVSISTVSQAYLELEKKGVIASRERSGFFLSPSAGRMPAPASRPRPALVPTSSSRSGLIQKVLEALGNRDLLPFGVVCPADELLPAKTLARLFSNSLRNDPARALNYAPVAGEDDLRRQLALRALEAGISVTPEEILITSGAMEGLAIALRALTKPGDNVLIQSPSYFCFLQLLENCGLRAIEIPSSGDGIDPRDVRRAIERFEIRAAILVPNFNNPDGSLTADTRKEEIVRLLGERGIPLVEDDVYGEIYFGAERSRCCKSFDDAGEVIYCSSFSKTIAPGYRVGWMIPGRHYGKALDLKTTTNICTASPNQMAIAAFLREGYFERHMRRLRGAIHNQMKALLLSLHRHFPAETRAGFPSGGAAIWVELPPDIDAVDYFFKAREAGIGLAPGPIFSTQDKYNNFIRLSCNGIWNEKMEQGVKTLGRLAEEMY; translated from the coding sequence ATGGACCACAATGAATTCCGCTACCGCAGGGTCGAAAAGCAGATCACCACGCTGATCGAAAGCGCTGCCATCAAACCCGGCGACAGACTGCCCTCGCTGCGCAAATTGAGCGGCCAACTCGGCGTCAGCATCAGTACTGTCAGCCAGGCCTATCTCGAACTGGAAAAAAAGGGGGTCATCGCCTCCCGGGAACGCTCGGGGTTCTTCCTCAGCCCATCCGCCGGCCGCATGCCCGCCCCGGCCAGCCGCCCCCGCCCGGCCCTGGTACCGACCAGCAGCAGCCGCAGCGGACTGATTCAAAAGGTTCTTGAGGCGCTTGGCAACAGGGATCTGCTCCCCTTCGGCGTGGTCTGTCCCGCCGACGAACTGCTGCCGGCGAAGACCCTGGCGCGGCTGTTCAGCAACTCCCTGCGCAACGATCCGGCTCGGGCTCTCAATTACGCACCCGTCGCCGGCGAGGATGATCTGCGGCGCCAGCTCGCCCTGCGCGCGCTGGAAGCCGGAATCAGCGTCACCCCCGAAGAGATCCTCATCACCAGCGGCGCCATGGAAGGACTTGCCATCGCCTTGCGGGCCCTGACCAAACCGGGAGACAATGTCCTGATCCAGTCGCCCAGCTACTTCTGTTTCCTGCAGCTTCTTGAAAACTGCGGTCTGCGCGCCATCGAAATTCCTTCTTCAGGCGACGGCATCGATCCGCGAGACGTCCGCCGCGCCATCGAACGTTTCGAGATCCGCGCGGCGATCCTGGTTCCGAACTTCAACAACCCCGACGGCAGCCTGACCGCGGACACCCGCAAAGAAGAGATCGTGCGCCTGCTCGGCGAACGGGGTATTCCCCTGGTCGAGGATGATGTCTACGGCGAGATCTATTTCGGCGCCGAACGATCGCGATGCTGCAAGAGCTTCGATGACGCGGGCGAGGTCATTTACTGTTCCTCCTTCTCCAAGACCATCGCGCCGGGTTACCGGGTCGGCTGGATGATTCCCGGCCGCCACTACGGCAAAGCCCTGGACCTCAAGACCACGACCAACATCTGCACCGCCTCCCCCAACCAGATGGCAATTGCCGCCTTCCTGCGTGAAGGCTACTTCGAGCGCCACATGCGCCGCCTGCGCGGAGCTATCCACAACCAGATGAAAGCGTTGCTGCTCAGCCTGCACCGCCACTTCCCGGCTGAAACCCGGGCCGGTTTTCCCTCCGGCGGGGCCGCGATCTGGGTCGAACTGCCGCCAGACATCGACGCGGTCGACTATTTCTTCAAGGCGCGGGAAGCGGGCATCGGCCTGGCACCGGGCCCGATTTTCTCGACCCAGGACAAATACAACAACTTCATCCGTCTCAGCTGTAACGGGATCTGGAACGAGAAAATGGAACAGGGGGTGAAAACCCTCGGCAGATTGGCCGAAGAGATGTACTGA
- a CDS encoding NAD(P)/FAD-dependent oxidoreductase: protein MRNPPENHCSSHDLIVIGGGPAGIFAAGFAALNGARVLLLEKNRRCGAKLLITGKGRCNVTHDEDDPRHFAEAFGRNGRALLTALYAFGPRDVVDFFRQRGLDLKTERGGRVFPARGGAVDVQQVLDRFLRDCGVELRTGCEVRHLQVEGGRISGVVTGRGISRAARYLVATGGLSYPETGCTGDGYAWAEACGHRLVKPEAALMPIRLAEDWTGEWCRLNLKNIRIAALLDGSPFDERFGEAFFTRTGIGGPIILDMSSAIREALTKGKVSLEVDFKPAVSDELFDKRLQRELADHANRDFRNALGKLLPRDMIPRFILLSGIDPGKKCHSVTRTERRGLLELFKRLPLRVTGHEGLKKAIVTSGGVSLKDVDMRSLRSKKIENLYFAGEMLDIDGPTGGFNLQVCWSTGYLAGISAARVDSPNPPAISGFGCRYG, encoded by the coding sequence GTGAGAAACCCGCCGGAAAATCATTGCAGCTCTCATGATCTGATCGTCATCGGCGGTGGCCCCGCCGGGATCTTCGCTGCCGGCTTTGCCGCCCTCAACGGTGCCCGGGTGCTGCTGCTGGAAAAGAACCGGCGCTGCGGCGCCAAGCTGCTGATCACCGGCAAGGGGCGTTGCAACGTAACCCACGACGAGGATGATCCGCGGCACTTTGCCGAGGCATTCGGGCGCAACGGCAGGGCCCTGCTGACGGCTCTCTATGCTTTCGGACCACGGGATGTTGTCGATTTTTTCCGGCAGCGCGGACTGGACCTGAAAACCGAGCGGGGCGGGCGGGTTTTCCCGGCCCGTGGCGGGGCGGTCGATGTGCAGCAGGTTCTGGACCGCTTTCTGCGTGACTGCGGAGTCGAACTCCGCACCGGCTGTGAGGTCAGGCACCTGCAGGTGGAGGGTGGCCGCATAAGCGGGGTGGTGACCGGCCGCGGTATTTCTCGGGCGGCCCGCTACCTGGTTGCCACCGGCGGGCTTTCCTATCCCGAAACCGGCTGTACCGGTGACGGTTACGCCTGGGCCGAAGCGTGTGGTCACCGACTGGTCAAGCCGGAAGCGGCATTGATGCCGATTCGGCTGGCCGAAGACTGGACCGGGGAATGGTGCCGTCTCAATCTGAAAAATATCCGCATCGCCGCCCTGCTCGACGGCTCGCCGTTCGATGAACGTTTCGGTGAGGCCTTCTTCACCCGCACCGGTATCGGCGGGCCGATCATCCTCGATATGAGTTCCGCTATCCGTGAGGCTTTGACAAAGGGGAAAGTTTCGCTGGAGGTTGATTTTAAACCGGCGGTCAGTGACGAGTTGTTCGACAAACGCCTGCAGCGCGAACTTGCGGATCATGCCAACAGGGATTTCCGCAATGCCCTTGGCAAGCTGCTGCCGCGCGACATGATCCCCCGTTTCATCCTGCTTTCCGGCATCGATCCCGGCAAGAAATGCCACTCCGTCACCCGTACCGAACGTCGGGGCCTGCTGGAGTTGTTCAAGCGCCTGCCGCTGCGGGTCACCGGCCATGAAGGGCTGAAGAAGGCGATCGTCACGTCAGGCGGCGTTTCTCTCAAGGATGTCGACATGCGCAGCCTGCGCTCGAAGAAAATCGAGAACCTCTATTTTGCCGGCGAAATGCTTGATATCGACGGGCCGACCGGCGGTTTCAACCTGCAGGTCTGCTGGTCGACCGGCTACCTGGCCGGGATCAGTGCCGCCCGGGTGGATTCCCCAAATCCACCGGCAATTTCGGGATTCGGCTGTCGTTACGGATGA